From Mesotoga infera, a single genomic window includes:
- a CDS encoding PLP-dependent lyase/thiolase codes for MNDNSYKSVMSRRKEIMKASVGVDYDRYELDGIAFDYEALMKDTSYPFEEIRKIQSETGVGCTPLIELKNITRLVRSISERGKGARIFLKDEATNPSGSFKDRRASISVARARELGYRGVIAATSGNYGAAVASQSMKRALKCIIVQECYDSKGRGQPEILEKARACEAYGAEVAQLTVGPELFYYFLLLLEETGFF; via the coding sequence ATGAATGACAATTCCTACAAGTCGGTTATGTCAAGGAGAAAAGAGATAATGAAGGCCTCTGTCGGAGTCGATTATGACAGGTATGAGCTCGATGGAATCGCCTTTGACTACGAAGCACTTATGAAAGACACATCTTATCCCTTTGAAGAGATACGGAAAATTCAGTCAGAGACCGGCGTTGGTTGCACCCCTCTTATAGAGCTGAAAAACATCACAAGACTCGTCAGATCGATTAGCGAACGGGGTAAGGGCGCCAGAATCTTCCTCAAAGACGAAGCGACAAACCCATCTGGAAGCTTTAAAGATCGACGAGCCTCGATTAGCGTTGCGAGGGCAAGGGAGCTTGGCTACAGAGGCGTTATTGCCGCCACAAGTGGAAACTACGGAGCCGCAGTAGCTTCTCAGTCGATGAAGAGAGCTCTCAAGTGCATAATTGTTCAAGAGTGTTACGATAGCAAAGGGAGAGGACAGCCGGAGATTCTTGAGAAGGCACGGGCCTGTGAAGCATATGGCGCGGAAGTAGCTCAGTTGACAGTCGGCCCCGAACTCTTCTATTACTTTCTATTGCTGCTCGAAGAGACTGGATTCTTT
- a CDS encoding 2-amino-4-ketopentanoate thiolase — protein MSAIKGQWVQIHRILLNPGERAPSVPEDTGTLPLELRIRGFLLEGKAEVGELVTIETAAGRKMHGRMESVEPSHEHSFGEHVPELAEAGMELTKWLTGGDEDE, from the coding sequence ATGAGTGCAATAAAAGGGCAGTGGGTGCAAATCCACCGGATTCTCCTTAATCCAGGAGAGAGAGCTCCCTCAGTGCCTGAAGACACTGGAACCCTTCCCCTCGAACTAAGAATAAGGGGTTTTCTGCTCGAAGGGAAGGCAGAAGTCGGTGAATTAGTGACAATAGAGACAGCCGCAGGAAGAAAGATGCACGGAAGAATGGAGTCCGTCGAACCGTCACATGAGCACAGCTTCGGGGAACACGTTCCGGAGCTGGCTGAAGCGGGAATGGAACTTACAAAATGGCTAACTGGCGGTGACGAAGATGAATGA